From a region of the Panicum virgatum strain AP13 chromosome 2K, P.virgatum_v5, whole genome shotgun sequence genome:
- the LOC120664125 gene encoding uncharacterized protein LOC120664125 isoform X2: MIPGARRASAAATAGPRPRPGSTALLPPAPPPRRTSARLGRGGGRAGAAAEALVRRSVVAPCVSCGICGGLLRNATAFPECLDAFCRECIYDKLEKENIKCCPTCGIHLGAAPLEKLRSVIFPSKRRKVATAKKREENVSAQSNLSSVVYIAAEGSTVPLPPAASQSNLQKVEVEVIDEALVAQESVHESCTLNLAPVGRDALSRIRCRDFYSACSLSAETGALIVWQPPPILEEVVALDQLAPRQDPETFGLPATSDTEYQRQAPTVQMNNTSVVSGSSFHSRMTVQNDRNFREGFRILLNENIARIMEGYDAYINQFEEEKSKLIEQLDNERAVSLEKTRILEERHQRELEDERAAAAERTRILEERHQRELEDERAAAAERIRNLEERLQRESQIVLSHESRSQSLEAENSRLNEELENEKADNRALMSDISERYDELATLKYYCDMFESDKTYLENQIEHLNEELEDRKKEHARCVHQVMDALDAARAQLWTADVSDC; the protein is encoded by the exons ATGATACCGGGAGCTCGGCGAGCCTCGGCTGCGGCGACGGCCGGCCCGCGCCCACGCCCCGGCAGCACCGCTCTCCTGCCGCCagccccgccgcctcgccgcaccTCTGCGCGGCTGGGCCGAggaggcggccgcgcgggcgcggccgcggaggcTCTGGTGCGCCGCTCGGTCGTCGCGCCGTGCGTCAGCTGCGGGAtctgcggcggcctcctccgcaACGCCACCGCCTTCCCCGAGTGCCTCGACGCCT TTTGCAGGGAATGCATATATGACAAGTTGGAGAAGGAAAATATAAAGTGCTGCCCGACGTGCGGCATCCATTTGGGCGCTGCTCCATTGGAGAAGCTCAG GTCAGTGATATTTCCTTCTAAGAGGCGCAAGGTTGCCACAGCCAAGAAGAGGGAGGAAAATGTTTCTGCTCAATCAAACCTTTCTTCAGTGGTGTATATAGCTGCAGAAGGAAGCACTGTACCGCTGCCACCTGCTGCTTCACAAAGCAACTTACAGAAGGTGGAGGTTGAGGTGATTGATGAGGCTTTGGTAGCTCAGGAATCAGTTCACGAGTCTTGTACATTG aaTCTTGCTCCTGTTGGAAGAGATGCTTTGTCACGAATTAGGTGTCGAGACTTTTACTCAGCATGCAGTCTTTCTGCGGAGACTGGAGCCTTGATTGTGTGGCAACCACCACCTATCCTAGAGGAGGTGGTTGCCCTCGATCAGTTAGCCCCCAGGCAGGACCCAGAGACTTTTGGGCTTCCAGCGACCTCCGATACTGAGTACCAGCGACAAGCACCGACTGTACAGATGAACAATACTTCGGTTGTGTCAGGCAGCTCATTCCATTCTAGGATGACTGTCCAGAATGATAGAAACTTCAGGGAAGGTTTTCGCATATTGTTGAATGAG AATATTGCAAGGATCATGGAGGGGTATGATGCCTACATAAACCAATTTGAGGAagagaagtccaaattaataga GCAATTGGATAATGAAAGAGCAGTTTCTCTTGAGAAGACGAGAATTCTTGAAGAGAGGCACCAACGAGAATTGGAAGATGAAAGAGCAGCAGCTGCTGAGAGGACTAGAATCCTTGAAGAGAGGCACCAACGAGAATTGGAAGATGAAAGAGCAGCAGCTGCTGAGAGAATAAGAAATCTTGAAGAGAGGCTCCAAAGAGAGTCCCAAATAGTCCTGAGTCATGAAAGCCGAAGCCAATCCTTGGAGGCAGAGAATTCCAGACTTAATGA AGAACTGGAAAATGAAAAAGCAGACAACCGGGCTCTGATGTCAGATATTTCCGAGAGATATGATGAGCTTGCTACACTCAAATATTACTGCGACATGTTTGAGTCAGACAAGACAT ATCTAGAAAATCAAATTGAGCATCTGAACGAGGAATTGGAAGATAGGAAGAAAGAGCATGCAAGATGTGTCCATCAAGTCATGGATGCCTTAGATGCAGCAAGGGCACAATTGTGGACTGCTGATGTTTCAGACTGCTGA
- the LOC120664125 gene encoding uncharacterized protein LOC120664125 isoform X1, which translates to MIPGARRASAAATAGPRPRPGSTALLPPAPPPRRTSARLGRGGGRAGAAAEALVRRSVVAPCVSCGICGGLLRNATAFPECLDAFCRECIYDKLEKENIKCCPTCGIHLGAAPLEKLRPDPSLQHIRSVIFPSKRRKVATAKKREENVSAQSNLSSVVYIAAEGSTVPLPPAASQSNLQKVEVEVIDEALVAQESVHESCTLNLAPVGRDALSRIRCRDFYSACSLSAETGALIVWQPPPILEEVVALDQLAPRQDPETFGLPATSDTEYQRQAPTVQMNNTSVVSGSSFHSRMTVQNDRNFREGFRILLNENIARIMEGYDAYINQFEEEKSKLIEQLDNERAVSLEKTRILEERHQRELEDERAAAAERTRILEERHQRELEDERAAAAERIRNLEERLQRESQIVLSHESRSQSLEAENSRLNEELENEKADNRALMSDISERYDELATLKYYCDMFESDKTYLENQIEHLNEELEDRKKEHARCVHQVMDALDAARAQLWTADVSDC; encoded by the exons ATGATACCGGGAGCTCGGCGAGCCTCGGCTGCGGCGACGGCCGGCCCGCGCCCACGCCCCGGCAGCACCGCTCTCCTGCCGCCagccccgccgcctcgccgcaccTCTGCGCGGCTGGGCCGAggaggcggccgcgcgggcgcggccgcggaggcTCTGGTGCGCCGCTCGGTCGTCGCGCCGTGCGTCAGCTGCGGGAtctgcggcggcctcctccgcaACGCCACCGCCTTCCCCGAGTGCCTCGACGCCT TTTGCAGGGAATGCATATATGACAAGTTGGAGAAGGAAAATATAAAGTGCTGCCCGACGTGCGGCATCCATTTGGGCGCTGCTCCATTGGAGAAGCTCAG ACCTGATCCTAGCCTGCAACACATCAGGTCAGTGATATTTCCTTCTAAGAGGCGCAAGGTTGCCACAGCCAAGAAGAGGGAGGAAAATGTTTCTGCTCAATCAAACCTTTCTTCAGTGGTGTATATAGCTGCAGAAGGAAGCACTGTACCGCTGCCACCTGCTGCTTCACAAAGCAACTTACAGAAGGTGGAGGTTGAGGTGATTGATGAGGCTTTGGTAGCTCAGGAATCAGTTCACGAGTCTTGTACATTG aaTCTTGCTCCTGTTGGAAGAGATGCTTTGTCACGAATTAGGTGTCGAGACTTTTACTCAGCATGCAGTCTTTCTGCGGAGACTGGAGCCTTGATTGTGTGGCAACCACCACCTATCCTAGAGGAGGTGGTTGCCCTCGATCAGTTAGCCCCCAGGCAGGACCCAGAGACTTTTGGGCTTCCAGCGACCTCCGATACTGAGTACCAGCGACAAGCACCGACTGTACAGATGAACAATACTTCGGTTGTGTCAGGCAGCTCATTCCATTCTAGGATGACTGTCCAGAATGATAGAAACTTCAGGGAAGGTTTTCGCATATTGTTGAATGAG AATATTGCAAGGATCATGGAGGGGTATGATGCCTACATAAACCAATTTGAGGAagagaagtccaaattaataga GCAATTGGATAATGAAAGAGCAGTTTCTCTTGAGAAGACGAGAATTCTTGAAGAGAGGCACCAACGAGAATTGGAAGATGAAAGAGCAGCAGCTGCTGAGAGGACTAGAATCCTTGAAGAGAGGCACCAACGAGAATTGGAAGATGAAAGAGCAGCAGCTGCTGAGAGAATAAGAAATCTTGAAGAGAGGCTCCAAAGAGAGTCCCAAATAGTCCTGAGTCATGAAAGCCGAAGCCAATCCTTGGAGGCAGAGAATTCCAGACTTAATGA AGAACTGGAAAATGAAAAAGCAGACAACCGGGCTCTGATGTCAGATATTTCCGAGAGATATGATGAGCTTGCTACACTCAAATATTACTGCGACATGTTTGAGTCAGACAAGACAT ATCTAGAAAATCAAATTGAGCATCTGAACGAGGAATTGGAAGATAGGAAGAAAGAGCATGCAAGATGTGTCCATCAAGTCATGGATGCCTTAGATGCAGCAAGGGCACAATTGTGGACTGCTGATGTTTCAGACTGCTGA